In Megalopta genalis isolate 19385.01 chromosome 16, iyMegGena1_principal, whole genome shotgun sequence, the following are encoded in one genomic region:
- the LOC117221187 gene encoding putative Rho GTPase-activating protein CG5521 isoform X7, with amino-acid sequence MFSKKLHVDVKKSTLKIQDVKKDSATRFKHLKIVLENVDNDEAKGFFEGNFSHVYFILYDCFVSAEANLRQRELSFHIVHKAHREELEQVLQLLEKVLTLLPELLNRRWQCHSLARILQKLLHPGNSWKLRRQAIRYFILWYQALGENAPDHIHQMFANLVPGFPPQQPSPYKSERKSDGRNKHAKVIGSDDKDKKEFYDTQLSQSTLHDNGSNQCPVTPVDSGPILPPQSGEKPLDNETVRFLEALLEFMVTQVVKIEWRDKASRQHKTFQFLLERFKATYLRYICPEFDDNFSLYKPNLELPMMRKPTNQSQDNYVLCKVALIKWVASFTHVARKDGLFAHLSHSTTPNEENAESELRRVSVTQNSADSTLLSPESTVSQQENQNQEDNTVSAVTLVREVLYGNRDNVNFVHELYRQAFLLDFNHAGAIRKAIAVYKDWIQMNELPPFMLEPLDTHKDRDMEDNFRKDGNDFDRSPSESYRQTRLRNDSYLGAIHRENLFIRAGLQNVLQVFITQASNVFFLENYGSNASMTLLEEQTDSCKRVLNVYRYVVMHSRLEPGTWEQLLRVLLQITSLVLNEKSSRRKVQESIGGKLAPAIFQTLIVTWIKANLNVIISTQLWDQFLEVLTSLTQWEELIREWAKTLDTLTRVLARHVYNLDLNDLPLDRLSEQKTKKRRGVGSRAASTGSVQPPRKGSVDQESHTVSKENVIDHPMRDLRKVRPLPRSASDNTIYNAKARTKLHRNRTHTVHSGIPVLPLSIEQDMARLLSSGTASSSSGQTRKMLPNRRAKSLDSLVIVDSEPPSPRCPSPTPSSGVDSNKDSPIQIENIDGSSIDTNDASERRSVMAGGGVRGWLPDVAVVLWRRMLSALGDVNNIQDPILHGQVMDYLVQLTQTLIKIRLNQGVSGDNQATPPAPELIPPLTVIAPWCFKVAIQLPAQFEVGKLAAYRLICLLTIQPQDINLPKQHLTLFYRAVHNGIVSNDTKVLHVLVKYTGPRLFSLNLPGSSLLILDYIHAANVILSSQDIGAPRTEAVSIIGSLLSLPATTIKLPVLQPTATDIVTMTCPDAKEHIITILLRSCRREPTGIARCVALSSIAMFVYRELCYKNQHPRIPESVTVLLLALRASHATVAQVACDSLLLLCDKADILLELYPNVPSKIIQILSETLGYMSTRDRRGQLIISMLFCLGEWAMQLGPSVLLRVFQGKPLLMTLFTVLDNIVQDKGGKGLLQPGRNHEDEDDDFDPDITLDNLADETSIKSPRRGNIQSVQLAAKMVMMHLINHLGHFPMGIGAARLSSLVVELDDVPGIDGDELSSAIFHAPNMQLLMLSNSVIMSLVELAALDAPGGGVTAGLTTAPSLVRVLLRDLAGKASWDSSILYSQPSIDDDIPIAFTKHVEWKTKPHSEDLSSVITSQTCTPRHTVRHREPHVLPTFANGASDMDNLDDLLQYIGHTSPEVLTNPEIALNEPANPPQGYYLESETIATILSQRNAEQEHINNWNQHISMCASAISPPSCRPPPAPFHHCRLLFSHLGLSGWEQRRKLHLLSKNEKLLRELRNLDSQRSRETHKIAVIYVSQGQEDKNSILSNVTASKEYESFIARLAWEVELESHTGFLGGLVPGKASGVTAPYFATSFTEILFHVATRMPSDSPESLLQKTRHLGNDEIHIVWSEHWRDYRRDIIPTEFCDVLIVIYPLHNKLYRIQISRKAEIPFFGPLFDECIVEDKVLPGLVRTTALAASRAKRSTLTLYQHYYEERARSIDTVMRNHKEATTFEEFTANVYSPVQPPSPFSGVSSVSASSNLAAALIDSHQGRSGMRSSSAASSDNRANRVSDGSRVWFSNDTPESTALHGISPRPVKKMSFKTGQKQRASTQPTPPDSPRYK; translated from the exons ATGTTCAGCAAAAAATTACATGTAGACGTCAAAAAGTCAACACTGAAAATTCAAGATGTTAAAAAGGATAGCGCGACGCGGTTCAAGCATCTCAAGATCGTTCTAG AAAATGTGGATAACGATGAAGCGAAAGGATTTTTTGAAGGCAACTTCAGCCATGTCTATTTTATTCTTTATGACTGTTTTGTCTCGGCTGAAGCGAATCTGCGGCAGAGAG AACTTTCCTTCCACATTG TCCATAAAGCGCATAGGGAGGAATTGGAGCAGGTACTGCAGCTCTTAGAGAAAGTTCTGACCCTTCTACCCGAGCTTCTTAACAGGAGATGGCAGTGTCACAGTTTGGCAAGGATTTTGCAAAAACTTTTACACCCTGGTAATAGTTGGAAACTTCGTAGACAAGCCATAAG GTATTTCATTTTATGGTACCAAGCACTTGGTGAAAATGCACCCGATCATATACATCAAATGTTTGCAAATCTGGTACCAGGGTTTCCACCCCAACAGCCATCCCCCTATAAATCTGAACGCAAGTCGGATGGAAGGAATAAACATGCGAAAGTAATTGGCAGCGATGATAAAGATAAGAAGGAGTTTTACGATACACAATTGTCACAAAGTACGTTGCATGACAATGGCTCGAATCAGTGTCCGGTCACTCCCGTTGACAGTGGACCTATTCTACCTCCGCAAAGTGGGGAAAAGCCTCTTGATAATGAGACTGTCCGATTTTTAGAAGCACTACTTGAATTTATGGTTACTCAG GTTGTAAAAATAGAATGGCGGGATAAAGCTTCACGACAGCACAAGACTTTCCAGTTTTTATTAGAACGTTTTAAAGCTACGTACCTTCGTTACATTTGTCCCGAGTTCGACGATAATTTCTCCTTGTACAAACCTAATTTAGAATTGCCTATGATGCGTAAACCAACGAATCAAAGTCAGGATAATTATGTTCTGTGTAAAGTCGCGTTGATCAAGTGGGTCGCTAGTTTTACGCATGTTGCTAGAAAAGATGGTCTCTTCGCACATCTTTCGCACAG CACAACTCCGAACGAAGAAAACGCGGAGTCGGAGCTACGTCGTGTCTCGGTTACACAAAACTCGGCTGATTCGACTTTGCTGTCGCCCGAATCGACTGTGTCGCAACAGGAAAATCAAAATCAAGAGGACAACACCGTCTCGGCGGTTACTCTTGTCAGGGAGGTTCTTTACGGTAACAGAGACAACGTGAATTTTGTACATGAGTTATATAGACAAGCATTCCTTTTGGACTTCAATCATGCCGGTGCTATCAGAAAGGCTATAGCCGTTTATAAAGATTGGATTCAGATGAAT GAGCTTCCTCCGTTCATGTTGGAACCATTGGATACACACAAGGACAGAGATATGGAAGACAACTTCAGGAAAGATGGGAACGATTTCGACAGAAGTCCGTCTGAGTCTTATCGTCAAACGAGATTGAGAAATGATTCGTACCTCGGTGCTATACACAGAGAGAACTTGTTTATTAGAGCGGGATTGCAGAATGTTCTACAAGTATTCATCACGCAGGCTTCGAACGTGTTTTTCTTAGAGAATTACGGATCGAACGCGTCCATGACGCTGCTCGAAGAACAAACGGACAGCTGTAAAAGAGTGTTGAACGTGTACCGTTACGTCGTTATGCATTCTAGATTAGAACCGGGCACTTGGGAACAATTGCTTAG GGTATTGCTGCAAATAACGTCGCTCGTTCTGAACGAGAAGTCGTCCCGGCGGAAAGTTCAAGAGAGCATCGGCGGCAAACTCGCGCCTGCCATATTTCAAACCTTAATCGTCACGTGGATCAAAGCCAATTTAAACGTTATCATTTCTACCCAGTTGTGGGATCAATTCTTAGAGGTGTTGACATCTTTGACTCAATGGGAGGAATTAATTCGAGAATGGGCT AAAACACTGGACACTTTAACAAGGGTACTCGCCAGGCACGTGTACAATCTGGATCTAAATGATCTACCATTGGATAGACTAAGTGAGCAAAAGACTAAAAAGCGTCGCGGTGTTGGAAGTCGCGCCGCGTCCACCGGAAGTGTCCAGCCACCGCGCAAAGGAAGCGTCGACCAAGAGAGTCATACGGTCTCGAAAGAAAATGTTATTG ATCACCCAATGCGAGATTTGAGGAAGGTACGACCTCTTCCACGTAGCGCGAGTGATAACACGATATACAATGCGAAAGCTCGTACAAAGCTCCACAGAAACCGTACTCACACTGTACACAGTGGCATTCCTG TACTGCCCCTATCGATAGAGCAAGACATGGCACGGTTGCTATCAAGCGGCACGGCATCGTCGTCGTCGGGACAAACGAGGAAAATGTTGCCTAATAGACGTGCTAAATCCTTGGATAGCCTTGTCATTGTTGATAGCGAACCGCCGTCGCCGCGGTGCCCGTCTCCGACGCCAAGCAGCGGGGTTGACAGCAACAAAGACAGCCCCATACAAATTGAAAACATTGACGGCAGCAGCATCG ACACTAATGATGCATCGGAAAGAAGATCTGTTATGGCAGGTGGTGGAGTTCGGGGATGGTTGCCAGACGTGGCGGTGGTATTATGGAGACGTATGCTGTCGGCATTAGGAGATGTAAATAACATTCAAGATCCCATTCTTCATGGTCAAGTGATGGACTACCTTGTGCAGCTAACGCAAACACTCATAAAA ATTCGTTTAAACCAAGGCGTGTCTGGAGATAATCAAGCGACTCCTCCAGCTCCAGAACTCATACCACCGTTAACAGTTATCGCCCCATGGTGTTTCAAGGTT GCGATACAGCTTCCTGCACAGTTCGAAGTTGGCAAACTAGCGGCATATCGTTTGATTTGCCTTTTAACAATCCAGCCACAGGACATCAATTTACCAAAGCAACACCTGACTCTGTTTTATCGCGCGGTTCACAACGGTATCGTCAGCAACGACACCAAAGTGCTTCACGTGCTTGTTAAGTATACGGGCCCAAGGTTATTCAGTTTGAATCTTCCTGGCTCCAGTCTGTTGATCTTGGACTATATCCATGCCGCTAACGTTATATTAAGCAGCCAAGACATTGGG GCGCCAAGGACAGAAGCTGTCTCCATAATTGGATCGCTATTGTCGTTGCCTGCGACTACAATTAAATTACCGGTACTGCAACCCACTGCAACAGATATTGTAACCATGACGTGCCCGGACGCAAAA GAGCATATAATTACGATACTCCTGAGAAGCTGTAGACGCGAGCCGACTGGCATTGCAAGATGCGTAGCGCTGTCGAGCATCGCCATGTTCGTTTACAGGGAACTATGTTACAAAAATCAACACCCGAGAATCCCGGAATCCGTTACGGTTCTCCTTTTAGCGCTACGG gcCAGTCATGCCACCGTAGCCCAAGTGGCGTGTGATTCTCTCTTGCTATTATGTGATAAAGCTGATATCCTTTTGGAATTGTATCCAAATGTGCCATCGAAAATAATTCAG ATTTTATCAGAAACGCTTGGATATATGAGTACACGAGACAGACGCGGTCAGTTGATAATATCAATGTTGTTCTGTTTGGGTGAATGGGCCATGCAACTAGGCCCGAGTGTCTTGCTACGTGTGTTTCAGGGGAAACCATTGTTAATGACACTATTCACT GTTTTGGATAATATAGTACAAGATAAAGGTGGCAAAGGATTATTACAGCCAGGCAGAAAtcacgaagacgaagacgacgacTTCGATCCTGATATCACTTTGGACAATTTGGCCGATGAGACCAGCATAAAATCTCCTCGCAGAGGCAATATCCAATCCGTTCAGCTGGCAGCAAAAATG GTAATGATGCATTTAATAAATCACTTGGGACACTTCCCGATGGGCATTGGAGCAGCTcgattgtcctcgttggtcGTCGAACTGGACGACGTGCCGGGAATCGATGGCGACGAATTGTCGTCCGCCATCTTTCATGCGCCGAACATGCAATTACTGATGTTATCGAATTCCGTGATAATGTCGCTTGTTGAATTGGCAGCGTTGGACGCGCCCGGCGGCGGTGTCACCGCTGGATTAACAACAGCGCCGTCGTTGGTGCGAGTTTTGTTAAGAGACTTGGCGGGGAAGGCTTCGTGGGACAGCTCTATCTTGTACAGTCAACCATCTATTGACGATGATATTCCGATAGCATTTACAAAGCACG TTGAATGGAAAACAAAGCCGCACAGCGAGGACCTGAGCAGCGTTATAACGTCGCAAACGTGTACGCCTCGACACACGGTACGACACCGTGAACCTCATGTGTTGCCTACATTCGCGAACGGTGCAAGTGATATGGATAACCTAGATGAT CTCTTACAGTACATAGGGCACACGAGTCCAGAAGTATTAACCAATCCAGAGATTGCGCTTAACGAGCCGGCAAATCCTCCCCAAGGTTACTACCTCGAAAGCGAAACAATTGCGACCATTCTCAGTCAGAGGAACGCAGAACAAGAGCATATCAACAATTGGAATCAGCATATTAG TATGTGTGCCTCAGCAATAAGCCCGCCTTCTTGTCGTCCACCTCCAGCACCGTTTCATCACTGCCGCCTTCTGTTTTCGCATTTGGGTCTGTCCGGTTGGGAACAGCGCAGAAAATTGCATTTACTCTCGAAAAACGAGAAGCTGTTACGGGAACTGCGAAATCTCGATAGTCAACGGTCTAGGGAAACGCATAAAATCGCGGTGATATACGTCAGCCAAGGTCAGGAGGATAAGAACTCCATATTGAGCAACGTCACTGCTAGCAAAGAGTACGAGAGCTTCATTGCAAGATTGGCCTGGGAAGTCGAGCTTGAATCCCACACGGGTTTTCTCGGCGGTCTGGTGCCTGGTAAAGCGTCCGGTGTCACAGCACCGTACTTTGCTACATCGTTCACTGAAATTCTTTTTCACGTTGCGACAAGGATGCCTTCCGATAGTCCCGAAAGTTTGTTACAAAAG ACCCGTCATCTTGGCAACGATGAGATTCACATAGTTTGGTCGGAGCACTGGCGAGATTATCGCAGGGATATCATACCAACAGAATTTTGTGATGTTTTAATAGTGATCTATCCGTTACACAATAAATTGTACAGAATACAAATCTCTCGGAAAGCCGAGATTCCATTTTTTGGGCCGTTGTTCGACGAGTGTATCGTAGAGGACAAAGTTCTGCCCGGATTAGTGAGGACAACCGCTTTGGCAGCGAGCAGAGCGAAACGGTCCACGCTTACGTTGTACCAGCATTA TTACGAGGAGAGAGCGAGATCCATCGATACCGTCATGAGAAATCACAAAGAAGCTACGACGTTCGAAGAGTTCACAGCCAATGTGTACTCTCCGGTGCAGCCGCCAAGTCCGTTCAGCGGTGTCTCCTCCGTATCTG CATCGTCAAACCTCGCAGCAGCGCTTATAGATTCGCATCAGGGCCGATCCGGGATGCGAAGTTCATCGGCGGCGAGCAGCGATAACCGCGCGAATAGAG TGTCCGATGGAAGCAGAGTATGGTTCAGCAATGACACACCCGAAAGTACAGCGCTTCATGGAATTTCACCTAGACCTGTAAAAAAGATGTCGTTCAAAACTGGACAGAAGCAGAGGGCAAGCACTCAACCCACGCCTCCCGATAGTCCAAGATATAAATAA